AGACCGAGACTGGCTTGTAAAACCCTAACTTCTAGCTTTGAAAGCGGGGTGATTACGCTCATGCCCATGCCCAGTTTTACGCTCATTAAAGATTTGAGCGTGAATACGGGCGATTGGTTTTTGGATATGACTAAAAGGGTGGAAAGCTGGGCGCATTCTAAAGAAGAAGTGGATATTACTCAGCCGGAAAAAAGGATTGAACCTGATGAAGCCCAAGAAGTCTTTGAATTAGACAGGTGCATTGAATGCGGGTGCTGTATCGCTTCTTGTGGGACCAAACTCATGCGCCCTAATTTCATTGGAGCTGCTGGCATGAACAGAGCCATGCGTTTCATGATTGACAGCCACGATGAAAGAAGCGATGACGATTTTTATGAATTAGTCGGCGATGATGATGGCGTTTTTGGGTGCATGAGCTTGATCGCTTGCTATGACACTTGCCCTAAAGAATTACCCTTGCAAAGCAGTATCGCCACTTTGCGTAACCGAATGTTGAAAGTGGGTAAAAGCCGCTAATTTCTTTTTAGTGGGTCGTTTTTGAAAATCTTTTTAGTCCTTTTAAGCGTCTTTTTTTTTAATGGGTGTTTTGGGCTAGTCTATAAGACTCCCATTTCAAGCCCCCCTATCTCTTATGACCCCTACACTACCACCATTGGGAGCTTGTATGCTAAAAATTTGAAAGAAAACCCTAACCATAGCGCGGCCATTCTTTTAGAAGATGGCTTTGACGCTTTGTTGCACAGAGTGGGTCTTATTAGAATGAGCCAAAAAAGCATTGACATGCAAACTTATATTTATAAGAACGATCTTTCCTCTCAAGTGATCGCTAAAGAACTTTTAAACGCGGCCAATCGTGGGGTAAAAGTGCGCATCCTTTTAGATGATAACGGATTGGATTCAGATTTTTCAGATATTATGCTTTTAAATTTCCATAAAAACATTGAAGTGAAAATCTTTAACCCCTACTATATCCGCAATAAAGGCTTGCGTTATTTTGAAATGCTTGCGGATTATGAGCGCATTAAAAAACGCATGCACAACAAGCTTTTCATCGTGGATAATTTCGCTGTCATTATAGGGGGGCGCAATATTGGGGACAATTATTTTGATAACGATTTAGACACGAATTTTTTAGATTTAGACGCTTTGTTTTTTGGAGGGGTTGCTTCAAAAGCCAAAGAAAGCTTTGAACGCTATTGGAGATTCCACCGCTCTATCCCTGTTTCATTACTAAGAACCCATAAAAGACTCAAAAACAACGCTAAAGAAATCGCTAAACTCCATGAAAAAATCCCTATCAGCGCTGAAGACAAAAACCAGTTTGAAAAAAAAGTCAATGATTTTATAGATCGTTTCCAAAAATACCAATACCCCATTTATTATGGGAATGCCATTTTTTTAGCCGATTCACCCAAAAAAATTGACACGCCCTTGTATTCGCCCATCAAAATCGCTTTTGAGAAAGCCCTTAAAAACGCTAAGGACTCCGTTTTTATCGCTTCATCGTATTTTATTCCAGGCAAAAAGATGATGAAAATCTTTAAAAATCAAATTTCTAAGGGGATTGAATTGAATATTCTTACCAATTCCCTTTCATCAACGGACGCTATCGTAGTCTATGGGGCGTGGGAAAGGTATCGCAACCAATTAGTGCGAATGGGTGCGAATGTCTATGAAATACGAAACGATTTTTTCAACCGCCAGATTAAAGGGCGCTTTAGCACCAAACATTCCTTGCACGGCAAGACGATTGTTTTTGATGACAATTTAACGCTTCTAGGGAGTTTTAATATTGATCCGCGCTCTGCATACATCAACACTGAAAGCGCGGTTTTGTTTGACAACCCGTCTTTTGCTAAAAGGGTGCGTTTGTCGCTTAAAGATCATGCCCAACAATCATGGCATTTGGTGGTGTATCGGCATAGAGTGATTTGGGAAGCGGTGGAAGAAGGGATTTTAATCCATGAAAAAACTTCGCCTGACACTTCCTTCTTTTTGCGCTTGATTAAAGAATGGTCTAAAGTCCTTCCTGAAAGAGAGCTTTAAAACTTTTAATGCCCTTTATTTTGCGAAAAAGCGATGTTATTGGTAACGGCGGCTAAAAGCGCTGAACACACAAACACCAAATGGATCACCACTTGCCAAAAAATGGGGTTATGCGATAGGGGCGTGTCCTTAGGAATATTGGATAAAACGTCTTCTAAACTCATGTAGCGTTTGAGCAAGAAAATCGCCGAAATCGCTACAATGGAGAGTGAAACCTTTAACTTTAAAGCGTTAAAATCCGTGTGCTTTAGCCAAGTGATTTCACTAGCATCCACCTTGTCTAATTTAGAAACAAAGCTTTCATAACTGGCGAGCAACACCATCAAAACAAGCCCGGCCATAAACAACAAATCCACTAAACCTAAGGCTGATAAAACCAAATCCGTTTCACTAATGGTGTCTAAATGGCTGAGCATGTGCCACAACTCTTTCATGAACACATAGCCTAAAACCACCAACACTAACGACATGGCAATGCATAAAGGGGCTAGCAACCAACGAGTGGCAAACAACACTCTTTCAATCAACTTTTCTAGCATGTTCAAACTCTTTTTTAGGATTATTTTTAAACCCTTGATTATAGCTAATTTTAAAAAACCTATTAAAATGACTGATGCTTTCTTTTTGGTAAAATCATATGGATTGATAGTCTTAAAAGCTGTTTTAATCTTTTTTATATTACAATTCTTTCATGCGGTCTGGGTTTGTTACTCCTCCTTGACTGCTAGTAGTGGGTATGAATGTTTGATTTAAAACGCATGTTTTTCCATTTTTTACCTCTTACCCCTACTTTACTAAATGCTATTACTTTGTTTTAGCTGTCTTATATTTTGCTTGCTAGTTAAAAAGCCGTCATATTCTTTGCTATCCATTAAATTCATAACGCTCTTTATTTTTTAAATGGGATTACTTTATTTTAGTTTTATACAAAACTCTTAAGAAAATAGGGGTATTTTGCAAACTCTCCCCCATAAATCCCTCTAACCCCTAAGAGTGCATCACAAGAAATTATCGCTTGACTAACGCTAAACTCTTTTAAGTTTGTAAAATCTTTAACGAACCTCTATGACAACCGGTTTAGTCATCTTTTTGCTGACTTCATCAGCATGCATTAAGGCTTCTTGCTTGCTCTTATAAGGGCCTATGAGGTAGCGTTTAGTAGCCCCCCTATCTTCAATCTTATGGGGGAATTGGTTAAACGCTTGTAAAAACGTTTTATTAGGCGTGTGCACAAAAACCCCCACTTGCAAATAATGCCCTTTAGTAAGAGTGGTTTTAGAATTAGCTTTCTTAGAAACTTCTTTACGAGATTCTTTTTTAACTTTAGGCTCTTTTTTAGCCGCATGCTTAGCTTTATCTTTATGCGCTTCTTTATCTTTTGGCGCTACTTTAGGCTTTTTGTGGGGGGTTTCTTTTTTAGCCACAGCCTGAGATTCTTTTTGAGCGCTCATGGGAATAGGCTCAACAGCTTTTAATTCTTTTTGAGCTTCTTGCGTTTCTTCTGTTGTTTTCATCTCCGTTTGAGTTTGATTGGTTTGAGTGGGCATGTTAAACGCATCATTTTCTTGTTTTTTAACATTATCCGCCACTTTGTCTAGCTTGTCTTCTTGTTTGGGAGAATCCATATTCAAGCTTTCAAACTCATCGTCTTTTTTCTCATCTTTAGTGTTGCCTATTTTTTGCATCCCGCTATCGGTTTGTAAAAAAGTCTCTTTAGGAGCGACTCTCGTGCTTTTCCAAAACACCATTAAAAGCACCGCTAAAATGATAATGGCTATAGCCACGATCAAAAACACCTTTTTAGTGCCGCCCCCATTATTTTCTTCTTCTAAAATCACTTCATTCAGTCTTTCTTTTTCTGACATCAAAAATCCTTTCAAAAATGGTTATAAATGCTTCGCCCAAGAGCTACCGCGCTCTTTTGCAAACACTTCATAAGGTAAGGCTAAAATATTAAATTCCTTAGGCCATTCATTGCTAGGGAAGACCTTCCATTCTTTAGGCAACCCTTGCGCTAATTTCATAGACAAAGTTTTAACCAGCCTTTCACCCTCGCCTAATTCCGTATGCCCCTTATGCACATACAAATGCAAATGCCCTGGCGTCTTCGTGTTATAAGCGGTAAAATTCATAAAACCTTCCTCACGAAGCAATAACTGCGCCTTATGGTAAAAACGCTCCGGGTTCCTCCCGTTATAATCAAACACGATGTTTTCCACCTTATCGTTACGCAAAATGAGATTGTGCGCGATTTCTATCTCCCTTTTCAAATGCTTTTGAATGAGCGAGCTTGTGAGCATGGCATTCACTCTTTGGAATTTATTATAATAGCAACGCCCCGCATAATCCATTCTCTCCCCCAAGCCTGGTTTTTTTTCAAAATAATGGCTTGTATCTATCTTAATGAGCTTTAATTCCATTTCTGTCATCTTGACTCCCTTAAAAAATGGGTTGGTGGTACACAGGGAATTGACTAGCCATGGCCTTCAATTCTTCTTTCACATGCAATTGCAAACTAACATTATTAATATCATTCAAAATATCTGATATTTTATTCCCTATGATTTCAAATTCTTTAGCTCCCATGCCCCTTGCACTCAATGCCGCTGAGCCAATCCTTATCCCGCTCGTTACAAAAGGGCTGCGCGTTTCGCCAGGAATGGTGTTTTTATTCACGGTGATCCCGGCATTCCCTAATGCAATATCAGCGTCTTTCCCGCTATAAGGCTTATCTAAGAAATCCATTAAAAGCAAATGGTTAGAAGTGCCACCGCTCACTAATTTGTGGTTTTTTTCTTTTAATACTTTAGCCAAAACTTGCATGTTAGATTTCACCAATTTTGCATAAGCTTTAAACTCTGGTTTTAAATTCTCTTTAAACCCCACCGCCTTAGCAGCGATCGCATGCATCAAAGGCCCGCCTTGAGTTCCTGGAAAAATCGCTTTATCAATCTTAGCCGCTATCTCTTCATCATTAGTTAAAATAAGCCCCCCTCTAGGCCCTCTTAAGGTCTTATGAGTGGTGCTTGAAACCACATGGCAATGCGGGAAAGGATGGGCATGCTCACCGGTTACCACAAGCCCCGCCACATGGGCTATATCGCCTAATAGTAACGCCCCCACTTCATCAGCGATTTCTCTAAATTTCTTAAAATCAATTTCCCTTGGATAGGCTGAAAACCCGCACACGATGATTTCTGGCTTAACGCTTTGAGCGATCTTTAATGCTTCTTCATAATCAATATAGCCATCCAAATTCACGCCATAAGAAAAGCTCTGATAATGCTTGCCGGTTAAACTCACTTTAGCGCCATGCGTTAAATGCCCTCCACAGCTTAAATCCATGCCTAAAATCTTGTCATAAGGCTTTAAAAGAGCGTGATAGACAGCGTTATTAGCTTGTGAGCCTGAATGCGCTTGCACGTTAGCGAACTGGCAATTAAAAAGCTTTTTAGCCCTTTCTATGGCCAGGCTTTCTATTTTATCCACCACTTCACAGCCTCCATAATAGCGCTTGTTAGGATAGCCTTCAGCGTATTTGTTGGTTAAAATGCTTCCCATAGCTTCCATAACACTAGGAAAAGTGTAATTCTCGCTCGCTATCATTTCTAAATGCTCATTTTGCCGCTTATATTCTTCAAAGATCAATTCAAAAATTTCACTATCCGTTTGTTCTAAAAAATACGCCATTATTCTCCACTCTCAATATTAAAATCGTTTTTAACAGGACGCATCGCTGGGAATAAAATCACATCTTTAATGCTTTTAGCTCCAGTGAGTAACATCACTAATCGGTCAATGCCTATGCCTTGCCCTGCAGTGGGGGGCATTCCATGGGCTAGGGCCCACACGTAATCTTCATCCATGTATTGGGCTTCTTCATCGCCTTTTTCTTTCTCAGCCACTTGGTTTTTAAAGCGTTCTAATTGATCTAAAGGATCGTTCAACTCGCTAAAGCCGTTGGCGATTTCTTTTCCTGCAATAAATAATTCAAACCTGTCAGCAATATTAGGGTTACTATCGTTGCGTCTGGCTAAAGGGCTAATCTCAATAGGGTATTGGGTTACAAAAGTGGGGTTAATGAGTTGGTATTCTACAAAATGATCAAACGCTTCAGCGAGCAATTTACCATAAGTGAGATTTGGCTCTACTTTGATGCCTTGCTCTAACAAATAAGCCAAAAGCCTGTCTTCTTTTTCTAAAATATCCTTACTAATGCCCCCTATCGTTTCTAAAGCGTCCAAATAGGAAATCACGCTCGTTTGGTTGAAATCCACTTCCATATCGTTATAAATGATTTTTGAATCTAAATTTAAAGTCTTTAGCAAGTAGTCAAACAGCCTCTTACTGAGTTCAATCAAATCTTCATAAGTGTGATACGCCCAATAAAATTCAATCATCGTAAATTCAGGGTTATGGCTGTGATCCATGCCCTCATTTCTGAAATTACGATTGATTTCAAACACCGCTTCAAACCCCCCCACAATCAAGCGTTTGAGGTATAATTCTGGGGCGATTCTCAAATACCTTTCAATTTCTAAAGCGTTATGATAAGTGATGAAAGGCCTTGCGTTCGCCCCGCCAGGAATGGGGTGCATCATGGGGGTTTCCACTTCTAAAAACCCTTCCATTTCAAAGAATTTCCGCACGCTAGAAACAATCAAACTGCGTTTTTTAAACACATCTTTAACGCTAGGATTGACGATTAAATCCAAATAGCGCTGGCGGTAACGCAATTCTATATCGCTTAATCCATGAAACTTTTCAGGTAAAGGCACAATGGTTTTGCTTAAAATATGAAATTCTAGGGCATGAACGCTCAATTCACCGGTTTTGGTAGCAAAAGGGAAACCTTTCACCAACACAATATCGCCCACTTCTAAATGCTTTTTCAGGCTTTTAAATTCATCATTCAATTCATTTTGCGAAACATAAGCTTGCAAAATCGCGCTTTCATCTTCAATTTTAATAAAACAAGCCTTACCCATTAAGCGCAAAAGCTTGACCCTCCCTACAATACTCTCGCATTTTTCTTTGTCTTTAGGCTCTTCTAAGTCCTTAACATAAGCGTATTTTTCTAAAAAAGCGGCGTTGGTGAGGCTTCGTTTCAAGCCATTTTGATAAGGGTTTTTCCCTTCTTCTCTCAAGCTATTGGCTTTATGAATGCGTTGTTGGATGTATTGGTTAGAAAACATGTGATGCCTTTATAGGGGTTCTTTATTAGATGGGGTGGGGTTTGGTGGGGTTTGGTTAGCTTTTGGATCTAACATGTTTTTAGGCAAATCTTTAGCCTTTTCTTTTAAAGATTCCATGCCCTTATCCATCGCTTTATTAAAAGATTCTTTATTTTTATTGAAAGATTCTTTATTTTTGACTTCATCGCTCATTTCTTCAAGGTTGTCTTTAAGGTTTTGCTCCACATGTTTGACGCCATCAAGGCGCATGATCTTACTAGCGACGCTTTTCATAGTAGAAAAAAAAGCACTTTTTTCTTGCAAGTAAGCGTTAGCGTCTTTCATGACTTCCATTTTAGAGAGTGCATAAAGGATGAAAGAAAGCACTAAAAAAGTCTTTAAGCATGAAAAAATAAACCCTAAAGCTTTGTCTATAATGCCTAACCCACTAAAGACTAACACCTTGCCTAGCAACACTCCAAAAGCTAAAAAAAACACCCAAATAGACGCTAACACCAATAAAAAACCAATGAGATTCGTCATGGTTTCATTTCTCAAATCATACAAATGTTCTGAAAATAAATTCCCAACAGCCACAGAATAGCGAGACGCTAAATACACGCCAAGCACAATCCCTAAAGTCCCCGCCACTTCACTCACGAAGCCATGATAAAATCCTCTAATCCCAAAGGCTACCACCACCACAAGTAACGCCAAATCAATATAATTCAAACCCTAAACCCAAACCTTTCTCTCATATATCTCGCATAAAGATAGTGAGCGTTCAAAAACACCCATTACTCTTAAATCATGCCAATTCACGCTCTTTAGACTTGAAATTTGAAAATAATAACACAACTTAAAAAAAACTACCCTTAAAAAAATCAATCTAAAATTCTTAAATTAAAATATAGCTATAATACACTAAAACAATCTCAAGGTTTCAAAATTTAGCCATGCGTCTTCTCCTATTCAATCAAAACGCTTTTTTATTAGCGTGCATGTTTGTTTCAAGCGTGTATGCGAACGCCGTTTTGGACGCTTATGCGATTGAAAACCCTTATATTACTATCACACTCACGAGTCTATTAGCCCCTTTAAGCATGCTGGCGTTTTTAAAAACCCCCAGAAACAGAGCTTTTGCTTTGGGGTTTTTTGTGGGGGCGTTATTGTTTTATTGGTGCGCTTTAAGCTTTCGCTACTCGGATTTCACTTATTTATTGCCCTTAATCATTGTTTTAATAGCGTTAGTTTATGGGGTTTTATTTTATTTGTTACTCTATTTTGAAAACCCCTACTTCAGGCTTTTGAGTTTTTTAGGCTCTAGTTTTATCCACCCTTTTGGATTTGATTGGTTAGTCCCGGATAGCTTTTTTTCTTATAGCGTGTTTAGGGTGGATAAATTATCTTTAGGGCTTGTTTTTTTAGCTTGCGTTTTTTTGAGCGCTAAACCCTTTAAAAAGTATAGGATCATAGCGGTTTTATTGTTGCTTGGTGCGTTGGATTTTCATTTCTTTAAAACAAGCGATTTAAAAGAGGTTGGAAATGTTGAATTAGTCTCTACAAAAACGCCCCAAGATTTGAAATTTGATTCAAACTACCTTAACAATATTGAAAACAACATCCTTAAAGAAATCAAACTCGCTCAAAGCAAGCAAAAAACCTTGATTGTTTTTCCAGAGACCGCCTACCCCATCGCTTTAGAAAATTCCCCCTTTAAAGCGAAGCTAGAAGATTTAAGCGATAAGATCGCCATTTTAATAGGGACATTGCGTGCCCAAGGCTATAGCCTTTATAATAGCTCGTTTTTATTTTCTAAAGAAAGCGTTCAGATCGCTGATAAAGTGATCTTAGCCCCCTTTGGCGAGATAATGCCTTTACCCAAGTTTCTTCAAAAACCCCTTGAAAAGCTCTTTTTTGGCGAGAGCGCTTATTTATACCGCAACGCTTCCAATTTCAGCGATTTTACATTAAATGATTTTACTTTTCGCCCCCTGATTTGCTATGAAGGCACTTCCAAACCCGCTTATTCAAACAGCCCTTCAAAAATTTTTATCGTGATGAGCAATAACGCATGGTTTAGCCCAAGCATTGAACCCACCTTACAAAGAACGCTTTTAAAATACTATGCAAGGCGTTATGATAAAATCATCTTGCACAGCGCGAATTTTTCAACTTCTTACATTTTAAGCCCTAGCTTATTGGGCGATATTCTTTTTAGGAAATGATCATGATTAAAGCGATTAATATTTCTCATGCTTTTGAAAAGCCTCTTTATAATGGCGTGAATTTACACATCAAGCCCAAAGAAAGCCTAGCGATTTTAGGCGTGAGCGGGAGCGGTAAAAGCACGCTTTTAAGCCATTTGGCCACCATGCTAAAACCGGATAGTGGGACGATTAGTTTGTTAGAACACCAGGATATTTACGCTTTAAATCCCAAAAAGCTTTTGGAATTACGGCGCTTAAAAGTGGGCATCGTTTTTCAATCGCATTACCTTTTTAAGGGTTTTAGCGCTTTAGAAAACTTGCAAGTCGCTTCAATCCTAGCCAAGCAAGAAATAAATCATTCCCTTTTAGAACAATTAGGCATAGCCCACACCCTAAAACAAGGCGTGGGTGAATTGAGCGGCGGCCAGCAACAACGCTTAAGCATCGCTAGAGTGCTTTCTAAAAAACCTAAAATCATTATCGCTGATGAACCCACCGGGAATTTAGACACCACTAGCGCTAATCAAGTCATCAGCATGCTGCAAAATTACATTACAGAAAAAGAAGGGGCGTTAGTTTTAGCCACGCATGATGAGCATTTGGCTTTCACTTGCTCTCAAGTCTATCGCTTAGAAAAAGAAGTTTTGATTAAGGAAAAATAAGAAATGTTGCAACGCCCTAAAATTGTCGCTGAATTGAGCGCTAATCATAACCAGGATCTAAACCTAGCCAAAGAAAGCCTTCATGCCATTAAGGAAAGCGGCGCGGATTTTGCCAAGCTCCAAACCTACACGCCAAGCTGCATGACTTTAGATTCTAAAGAAGATCCTTTCATCATTCAAGGCACTTTATGGGATAAAGAAAATCTGTATGAATTGTATCAAAAGGCTTCTACCCCCCTAGAATGGCATGCTGAATTGTTTGAGTTGGCTAAAAAGCTTGATTTAGGCATTTTTAGCTCGCCCTTTAGCTCAAAAGCTTTAGAGCTTTTAGAGAGCCTAGATTGCCCCATGTATAAAATCGCTAGTTTTGAAATCGTTGATTTAGACTTGATTGAAAAGGCCGCTCGCACACAAAAGCCCATTATCCTTTCTAGCGGTATCGCCACACACGCCGAACTGCAAGACGCTATCTCGTTGTGCAAAGGAGTGAATAATTTTGACATCACCCTTTTAAAATGCGTGAGCGCTTATCCTAGTAAAATAGAAGACACTAACTTGTTGAGCATGGTTAAATTAGGCGAAACCTTTGGCGTTAAATTTGGCTTGAGCGATCACACGATTGGCTCTCTTTGCCCCATTTTAGCCACCACTTTAGGGGCGAGCATGATAGAAAAGCATTTCATCTTAAACAAATCCTTACAAACCCCAGACAGCGCTTTTAGCATGGATTTTAACGAATTTAAAAGCATGGTTGAAGCCATCAAGCAAAGCGTTTTAGCCTTAGGCGAAGAAGAGCCAAGAATTAATCCAAAGACTTTAGAGGAGCGAAGATTTTTTGCACGCTCTTTATTTGTCATTAAGGATATTCAAAAAGGCGAAGCATTGACTAGCGATAATATCAAAGCCTTACGCCCCAACCTTGGCTTACACCCTAAATTTTATAAAGAAATTTTAGGTCAAAAGGCGTCAAAATTTTTAAAAGCCAACACCCCTTTAAACGCTGATGATATAGAACGCTCACTGTAGGTTTGTTTTGATTAAAAAATGGAGGTTTTTAATTTTGTTTTGTGGTTTTA
This DNA window, taken from Helicobacter pylori, encodes the following:
- a CDS encoding TIGR00645 family protein — encoded protein: MLEKLIERVLFATRWLLAPLCIAMSLVLVVLGYVFMKELWHMLSHLDTISETDLVLSALGLVDLLFMAGLVLMVLLASYESFVSKLDKVDASEITWLKHTDFNALKLKVSLSIVAISAIFLLKRYMSLEDVLSNIPKDTPLSHNPIFWQVVIHLVFVCSALLAAVTNNIAFSQNKGH
- a CDS encoding fumarate reductase iron-sulfur subunit, encoding MSDNERTIVVRVLKFDPQSAVSKPHFKEYQLKETPSMTLFIALNLIREHQDPDLSFDFVCRAGICGSCAMMVNGRPRLACKTLTSSFESGVITLMPMPSFTLIKDLSVNTGDWFLDMTKRVESWAHSKEEVDITQPEKRIEPDEAQEVFELDRCIECGCCIASCGTKLMRPNFIGAAGMNRAMRFMIDSHDERSDDDFYELVGDDDGVFGCMSLIACYDTCPKELPLQSSIATLRNRMLKVGKSR
- a CDS encoding apolipoprotein N-acyltransferase, producing the protein MRLLLFNQNAFLLACMFVSSVYANAVLDAYAIENPYITITLTSLLAPLSMLAFLKTPRNRAFALGFFVGALLFYWCALSFRYSDFTYLLPLIIVLIALVYGVLFYLLLYFENPYFRLLSFLGSSFIHPFGFDWLVPDSFFSYSVFRVDKLSLGLVFLACVFLSAKPFKKYRIIAVLLLLGALDFHFFKTSDLKEVGNVELVSTKTPQDLKFDSNYLNNIENNILKEIKLAQSKQKTLIVFPETAYPIALENSPFKAKLEDLSDKIAILIGTLRAQGYSLYNSSFLFSKESVQIADKVILAPFGEIMPLPKFLQKPLEKLFFGESAYLYRNASNFSDFTLNDFTFRPLICYEGTSKPAYSNSPSKIFIVMSNNAWFSPSIEPTLQRTLLKYYARRYDKIILHSANFSTSYILSPSLLGDILFRK
- a CDS encoding CvpA family protein, whose protein sequence is MNYIDLALLVVVVAFGIRGFYHGFVSEVAGTLGIVLGVYLASRYSVAVGNLFSEHLYDLRNETMTNLIGFLLVLASIWVFFLAFGVLLGKVLVFSGLGIIDKALGFIFSCLKTFLVLSFILYALSKMEVMKDANAYLQEKSAFFSTMKSVASKIMRLDGVKHVEQNLKDNLEEMSDEVKNKESFNKNKESFNKAMDKGMESLKEKAKDLPKNMLDPKANQTPPNPTPSNKEPL
- the lysS gene encoding lysine--tRNA ligase; translation: MFSNQYIQQRIHKANSLREEGKNPYQNGLKRSLTNAAFLEKYAYVKDLEEPKDKEKCESIVGRVKLLRLMGKACFIKIEDESAILQAYVSQNELNDEFKSLKKHLEVGDIVLVKGFPFATKTGELSVHALEFHILSKTIVPLPEKFHGLSDIELRYRQRYLDLIVNPSVKDVFKKRSLIVSSVRKFFEMEGFLEVETPMMHPIPGGANARPFITYHNALEIERYLRIAPELYLKRLIVGGFEAVFEINRNFRNEGMDHSHNPEFTMIEFYWAYHTYEDLIELSKRLFDYLLKTLNLDSKIIYNDMEVDFNQTSVISYLDALETIGGISKDILEKEDRLLAYLLEQGIKVEPNLTYGKLLAEAFDHFVEYQLINPTFVTQYPIEISPLARRNDSNPNIADRFELFIAGKEIANGFSELNDPLDQLERFKNQVAEKEKGDEEAQYMDEDYVWALAHGMPPTAGQGIGIDRLVMLLTGAKSIKDVILFPAMRPVKNDFNIESGE
- a CDS encoding serine hydroxymethyltransferase — translated: MAYFLEQTDSEIFELIFEEYKRQNEHLEMIASENYTFPSVMEAMGSILTNKYAEGYPNKRYYGGCEVVDKIESLAIERAKKLFNCQFANVQAHSGSQANNAVYHALLKPYDKILGMDLSCGGHLTHGAKVSLTGKHYQSFSYGVNLDGYIDYEEALKIAQSVKPEIIVCGFSAYPREIDFKKFREIADEVGALLLGDIAHVAGLVVTGEHAHPFPHCHVVSSTTHKTLRGPRGGLILTNDEEIAAKIDKAIFPGTQGGPLMHAIAAKAVGFKENLKPEFKAYAKLVKSNMQVLAKVLKEKNHKLVSGGTSNHLLLMDFLDKPYSGKDADIALGNAGITVNKNTIPGETRSPFVTSGIRIGSAALSARGMGAKEFEIIGNKISDILNDINNVSLQLHVKEELKAMASQFPVYHQPIF
- the clsC gene encoding cardiolipin synthase ClsC codes for the protein MKIFLVLLSVFFFNGCFGLVYKTPISSPPISYDPYTTTIGSLYAKNLKENPNHSAAILLEDGFDALLHRVGLIRMSQKSIDMQTYIYKNDLSSQVIAKELLNAANRGVKVRILLDDNGLDSDFSDIMLLNFHKNIEVKIFNPYYIRNKGLRYFEMLADYERIKKRMHNKLFIVDNFAVIIGGRNIGDNYFDNDLDTNFLDLDALFFGGVASKAKESFERYWRFHRSIPVSLLRTHKRLKNNAKEIAKLHEKIPISAEDKNQFEKKVNDFIDRFQKYQYPIYYGNAIFLADSPKKIDTPLYSPIKIAFEKALKNAKDSVFIASSYFIPGKKMMKIFKNQISKGIELNILTNSLSSTDAIVVYGAWERYRNQLVRMGANVYEIRNDFFNRQIKGRFSTKHSLHGKTIVFDDNLTLLGSFNIDPRSAYINTESAVLFDNPSFAKRVRLSLKDHAQQSWHLVVYRHRVIWEAVEEGILIHEKTSPDTSFFLRLIKEWSKVLPEREL
- a CDS encoding DUF1882 domain-containing protein, with product MTEMELKLIKIDTSHYFEKKPGLGERMDYAGRCYYNKFQRVNAMLTSSLIQKHLKREIEIAHNLILRNDKVENIVFDYNGRNPERFYHKAQLLLREEGFMNFTAYNTKTPGHLHLYVHKGHTELGEGERLVKTLSMKLAQGLPKEWKVFPSNEWPKEFNILALPYEVFAKERGSSWAKHL
- the pseI gene encoding pseudaminic acid synthase, translated to MLQRPKIVAELSANHNQDLNLAKESLHAIKESGADFAKLQTYTPSCMTLDSKEDPFIIQGTLWDKENLYELYQKASTPLEWHAELFELAKKLDLGIFSSPFSSKALELLESLDCPMYKIASFEIVDLDLIEKAARTQKPIILSSGIATHAELQDAISLCKGVNNFDITLLKCVSAYPSKIEDTNLLSMVKLGETFGVKFGLSDHTIGSLCPILATTLGASMIEKHFILNKSLQTPDSAFSMDFNEFKSMVEAIKQSVLALGEEEPRINPKTLEERRFFARSLFVIKDIQKGEALTSDNIKALRPNLGLHPKFYKEILGQKASKFLKANTPLNADDIERSL
- a CDS encoding ABC transporter ATP-binding protein; translated protein: MIKAINISHAFEKPLYNGVNLHIKPKESLAILGVSGSGKSTLLSHLATMLKPDSGTISLLEHQDIYALNPKKLLELRRLKVGIVFQSHYLFKGFSALENLQVASILAKQEINHSLLEQLGIAHTLKQGVGELSGGQQQRLSIARVLSKKPKIIIADEPTGNLDTTSANQVISMLQNYITEKEGALVLATHDEHLAFTCSQVYRLEKEVLIKEK